From Etheostoma spectabile isolate EspeVRDwgs_2016 chromosome 8, UIUC_Espe_1.0, whole genome shotgun sequence, a single genomic window includes:
- the LOC116694540 gene encoding uncharacterized protein LOC116694540: protein MEPMNSPETADIPSEPAVFLPASIYVPPILREGECYHVFISYSSTDYQWTHSVINQLESCGLQVCYHERDFTPGRTVLENMSDCIQESQKVLLVLSPEFVRSRWCLLEANMSLFRDCLERKPIVPVLLEPGVSVPLHLCHLTYLEANDTDFESKLLKVLCTANQQLQGSTVVPYQPPSIYNGKALQPLIAVNEEGLSKWDGGQFSDMEVPDQLRLIIKDHDKYRMAVSMINSISQNKVWLRQLWLRVLIYIAGFIFGLSLLACVLFSTIVFVSTINPYSHLTKKTNSVWPLTISSFCMVPLGFIIQMCLWKKDDEKYIVREMQKAIGQANTFLCEDKVLMGCRSNSKFGYVFWRLQT, encoded by the coding sequence ATGGAGCCAATGAATTCACCTGAAACTGCAGACATTCCGTCAGAGCCCGCTGTTTTCCTACCTGCCTCTATTTATGTTCCTCCCATACTGAGAGAGGGTGAGTGTTACCATGTCTTCATCAGCTACAGCAGCACTGACTACCAGTGGACCCACTCCGTCATCAACCAGCTGGAGTCCTGCGGCCTGCAGGTCTGCTACCATGAGCGGGACTTCACTCCCGGGCGCACCGTGTTGGAAAACATGTCAGACTGCATCCAGGAGAGCCAGAAGGTGCTGCTGGTTCTCAGCCCAGAGTTTGTGCGGAGCCGCTGGTGCCTCCTGGAGGCCAACATGTCTTTGTTCAGAGACTGCTTGGAGAGGAAACCCATTGTCCCAGTGCTGCTGGAACCAGGAGTCTCTGTTCCTCTCCACCTCTGCCACCTCACCTACCTGGAGGCCAATGACACTGACTTTGAGAGTAAGCTGCTAAAGGTACTCTGCACCGCCAACCAGCAGCTTCAAGGGTCTACTGTGGTGCCATACCAGCCTCCCTCTATCTACAACGGGAAGGCCCTGCAGCCTTTGATTGCCGTCAACGAGGAGGGACTCAGTAAATGGGATGGTGGTCAATTCAGTGACATGGAGGTGCCGGACCAACTGCGCCTGATCATCAAGGACCATGACAAGTACAGAATGGCTGTGAGCATGATCAATAGTATCTCCCAAAATAAAGTGTGGTTGCGGCAACTTTGGCTCAGAGTACTGATCTACATTGCAGGTTTTATATTTGGTTTATCCTTGTTAGCATGCgttttattttcaacaattGTATTTGTAAGTACAATCAATCCGTATAGTCATTTGACCAAAAAGACAAACTCAGTATGGCCCCTCACTATTTCTAGTTTCTGCATGGTTCCATTGGGGTTTATTATTCAGATGTGTCTCTGGAAAAAAGATGATGAGAAATACATAGTGAGGGAAATGCAGAAAGCTATTGGCCAGGCAAACACATTCCTCTGTGAGGACAAGGTGTTAATGGGCTGTCGGTCCAATTCAAAATTTGGGTATGTTTTCTGGCGGTTGCAAACATGA